The following are encoded together in the Thalassolituus oleivorans MIL-1 genome:
- a CDS encoding AbgT family transporter translates to MSLSANRTSLVQRALNKVELLGNRLPHPTLLFVYLSAFILVLSAIAAGFQLQALHPISGETISAVNLLSVDGLHKILANTVTNFTHFAPVGTVLVAMLGIGVAEKSGLFDVALRASVHKAPSTLLTAMVVFTGVMSSIAADAGYVVLIPLAAIIFQSAGRHPLAGIAAAFAGVSGGYSANLLIGPVDAMLAGLSTEAAHLVAQDYQVSATANYYFMVASTFLVTFVGTWITQRWIEPRLLESSPMNTLVDVNNGEDKNHTLTQLDKRGLRAVGLLTIIVTALLLWGLVPADGLLRNPETGSILRSPFIQGIVVIIAVYALLAGIVFARVSGRWHSNGEAITAMESAMASMASYLVLMFFAAQFVSYFSWSNLGAVSAIQGAQLLQSWDLSPTLLLAGFVIMAASINLLIGSASAKWALLAPIFVPMLLLAGISPEATQMAFRVGDSSTNIITPLMPYFGVVVAYVQRYQPTAGIGTIMSMMLPYSVGFLIFWSGLMVLWLTLGLPLGPS, encoded by the coding sequence ATGTCGTTATCCGCAAACCGAACCTCTTTAGTTCAACGTGCGCTAAACAAGGTTGAATTACTCGGTAATCGACTCCCGCATCCGACTCTATTATTTGTTTATTTATCGGCTTTTATTCTGGTGTTATCCGCAATTGCGGCAGGATTTCAGCTGCAAGCCTTGCATCCAATTAGCGGCGAAACAATTTCTGCGGTCAATCTCCTCAGCGTCGATGGTTTGCATAAAATTTTGGCCAACACGGTCACTAACTTCACTCATTTTGCGCCTGTAGGCACGGTACTGGTTGCCATGCTCGGCATTGGCGTCGCGGAAAAAAGCGGATTATTTGATGTCGCCTTGCGAGCCAGCGTACATAAAGCACCTAGCACGTTATTAACTGCGATGGTGGTATTTACTGGCGTGATGTCGAGCATCGCAGCCGACGCTGGCTATGTTGTATTAATACCGCTCGCCGCCATTATTTTCCAAAGTGCGGGACGCCATCCATTAGCCGGAATTGCGGCTGCGTTTGCCGGAGTATCCGGTGGCTATAGTGCTAACTTATTAATTGGCCCTGTCGACGCTATGCTCGCGGGGTTATCAACCGAAGCTGCTCATCTGGTGGCGCAAGACTATCAAGTGAGTGCCACCGCTAATTATTACTTTATGGTGGCATCGACATTTCTTGTGACCTTTGTCGGCACTTGGATTACCCAACGTTGGATCGAACCGCGCTTACTCGAATCAAGCCCTATGAATACGCTCGTTGACGTTAATAATGGCGAGGATAAAAATCATACTTTAACGCAACTCGATAAACGCGGTTTACGCGCTGTAGGCTTACTGACGATTATCGTGACGGCATTATTATTGTGGGGGCTTGTACCAGCAGATGGTCTACTGCGTAATCCCGAAACTGGCAGCATTTTACGTTCTCCCTTTATTCAAGGCATTGTCGTAATTATTGCCGTTTATGCCTTGCTGGCCGGTATTGTTTTCGCCCGAGTATCTGGCCGTTGGCACAGCAACGGTGAAGCAATAACGGCCATGGAATCGGCCATGGCCAGCATGGCAAGCTACTTAGTATTAATGTTCTTTGCCGCACAATTTGTCAGTTATTTTTCGTGGAGTAATCTGGGCGCAGTGTCGGCGATTCAGGGGGCGCAGCTGCTACAAAGCTGGGATCTATCGCCAACCTTATTACTCGCGGGTTTTGTTATCATGGCCGCTAGCATTAACTTATTAATCGGCAGCGCCAGCGCCAAATGGGCGCTGCTCGCGCCTATTTTTGTACCTATGCTGCTACTGGCTGGAATATCCCCCGAAGCAACGCAAATGGCCTTCCGTGTGGGCGACAGCAGCACCAATATTATTACGCCATTAATGCCCTATTTCGGCGTTGTGGTGGCCTATGTACAACGCTATCAGCCGACAGCTGGGATTGGCACGATTATGTCGATGATGCTGCCCTACAGTGTTGGCTTCTTGATTTTTTGGTCTGGCTTAATGGTGCTGTGGTTAACACTCGGCTTACCTCTTGGGCCGAGCTAA
- a CDS encoding alkene reductase: MTATHSALFSSIQLGDLELPNRMLMAPLTRCRAEGHQPNELMAEYYSQRASAGLLITECTMVMPGTSAFGSDPGVYSQAQVEGWKKTTDAVHANGGRIFMQIWHAGRAAHPLLNNGQEAVAPSAIAIDGETHTPEGKKAYTVPRALTESEIAELVAAFKQAAVNAKAAGFDGIEVHAANGYIIDQFLRDGSNKRTDKYGGSMENRARLLIEILTAVTEVFGAGRVGVRLSPLNSFNDMKDSDPVALISYLAEQLNAFDLAYLHLMRADFFGVQQADVITPARAAYKGNLVLNMGYGAEEAEAAIAAGQFDAVAFGTGFLANPDLPARIKAGAELNTPDEATFYSPGAKGYTDYPAL, from the coding sequence ATGACTGCTACACATTCCGCATTATTCTCTAGTATTCAACTTGGCGACCTTGAGCTACCTAATCGGATGCTCATGGCTCCTCTTACTCGTTGTCGTGCTGAAGGGCACCAACCGAATGAACTCATGGCCGAGTATTATTCGCAGCGCGCGAGTGCCGGTTTATTAATTACCGAATGTACTATGGTTATGCCAGGTACATCAGCGTTTGGTAGCGATCCAGGTGTGTATTCGCAAGCGCAAGTCGAAGGCTGGAAGAAAACCACTGATGCTGTACATGCCAACGGTGGTCGAATTTTTATGCAAATTTGGCATGCTGGTCGTGCAGCACATCCATTGCTGAATAATGGCCAAGAAGCCGTTGCACCGAGTGCGATTGCAATCGATGGCGAAACTCATACGCCTGAAGGCAAAAAAGCATACACGGTTCCTCGTGCGCTTACCGAGAGCGAAATTGCTGAGCTGGTTGCTGCATTTAAGCAAGCGGCAGTAAATGCTAAAGCGGCGGGTTTTGATGGTATCGAAGTGCATGCGGCAAACGGCTACATCATCGACCAATTCTTACGCGATGGTAGTAACAAGCGTACGGATAAATACGGTGGTTCGATGGAGAATCGCGCGCGTTTGCTGATCGAGATCTTAACCGCTGTTACTGAGGTATTTGGCGCCGGTCGTGTGGGTGTGCGTTTATCGCCTCTTAATAGCTTCAACGATATGAAAGACAGTGATCCAGTCGCTCTAATTAGTTACTTGGCTGAGCAATTAAACGCCTTCGATTTAGCTTACTTGCATTTAATGCGCGCCGATTTTTTTGGTGTGCAGCAAGCGGATGTTATTACACCTGCGCGTGCAGCCTACAAAGGTAATTTAGTATTAAATATGGGCTACGGTGCTGAAGAAGCAGAAGCCGCGATTGCCGCCGGACAGTTTGATGCGGTTGCATTTGGTACGGGCTTCCTTGCCAACCCAGATTTACCGGCGCGTATTAAAGCGGGTGCTGAGTTAAATACGCCTGACGAAGCGACCTTCTATTCGCCAGGTGCAAAAGGCTATACCGATTATCCAGCTCTTTAA
- a CDS encoding TIGR03862 family flavoprotein: MASPASAQRIAVIGAGPAGLMAAEHIANAGLAVDVFDAMPSVARKFLLAGIGGMNITHAEDYDTLVTRYGGAQSQLKPILDDLPPLELRAWIHALGVDTFVGTSQRVFPTDMKAAPLLRAWLHRLRSSGVTFHPRHRWTGWNNNTPQDGWVFATPDGEVTHQFDAVVLALGGASWAKLGSDGRWCEPLAQMQVDIAPLKPTNCGFEIPWSDFIRERFAGTPLKNIAVSITDKNGNTEYKKGEFVLSEYGIEGSLIYAISAPLRDLIDTNGEKTAEFFLDWLPNMTVEQIIKKLDQPRKGMSFSNVLRKKLNLPALTNALLKECCPTLDNNNSTDVANAIKAMPMRPQQTRPIDEAISSAGGVRFNSTNNDLMLEQLPGVFVAGEMLDWEAPTGGYLLTACFATGKRAGLGLVQWLQK, encoded by the coding sequence ATGGCCTCTCCAGCATCCGCCCAACGCATTGCCGTCATCGGTGCTGGCCCTGCAGGCCTAATGGCAGCAGAGCATATAGCCAACGCCGGATTAGCGGTCGACGTGTTTGATGCGATGCCCAGTGTTGCACGCAAATTCTTATTGGCAGGCATTGGCGGTATGAACATCACCCATGCCGAAGACTACGACACTTTAGTTACCCGCTATGGCGGCGCGCAAAGTCAGCTTAAGCCGATATTAGATGATCTTCCTCCACTAGAATTGCGCGCATGGATTCATGCGCTTGGAGTAGATACCTTTGTTGGCACCTCGCAACGCGTTTTCCCCACCGATATGAAAGCCGCACCGTTACTGCGTGCTTGGTTGCACCGTTTGCGTAGCTCCGGCGTTACCTTTCATCCGCGTCATCGCTGGACAGGCTGGAACAACAACACCCCTCAAGATGGCTGGGTATTTGCCACGCCCGATGGCGAAGTAACTCATCAGTTCGATGCTGTCGTTTTAGCCTTAGGCGGTGCCAGCTGGGCGAAGCTCGGATCGGATGGTCGCTGGTGTGAGCCGCTTGCGCAGATGCAGGTTGATATTGCCCCGCTTAAACCCACGAATTGTGGCTTTGAGATACCGTGGAGTGACTTTATTCGCGAACGTTTCGCCGGTACGCCGCTTAAAAATATCGCGGTTTCAATTACCGATAAAAATGGCAATACCGAATACAAAAAAGGAGAATTTGTCCTCAGCGAATATGGCATTGAAGGCAGTTTGATTTACGCTATTAGCGCGCCGCTGCGCGATCTTATTGATACCAATGGCGAAAAAACAGCCGAGTTTTTCCTCGACTGGTTGCCGAATATGACAGTAGAGCAAATCATCAAAAAACTCGACCAGCCGCGCAAAGGCATGAGTTTTTCTAACGTGTTGCGTAAAAAATTAAATTTACCAGCCCTCACCAATGCACTATTAAAAGAATGTTGCCCCACCCTCGACAATAATAATTCGACGGATGTTGCTAACGCGATTAAAGCCATGCCAATGCGCCCACAGCAGACGCGCCCTATCGACGAGGCGATCAGCAGTGCTGGCGGCGTTCGCTTTAACTCAACCAATAACGATCTTATGCTAGAGCAATTACCTGGGGTTTTTGTTGCCGGAGAAATGCTGGACTGGGAAGCCCCTACCGGTGGCTACTTACTGACCGCTTGTTTTGCAACCGGCAAACGCGCCGGTCTGGGTTTAGTGCAATGGTTACAGAAATAA
- a CDS encoding flavodoxin family protein translates to MTKTVVVYFSGYGHTEHVANFVIDGANAEAIKIDSNGDITDADWETLNAADAIIFGAPTYMGSVPWQFKKFADATSKAWFTREWQDKVFGGFTNSASLNGDKQVTMIYLQTLASQHGGIWVSLGLPPANKLASTRSEVNNLGGSVGVLVQSPSDAGNDAIPAGDLETARLYGERVAAIAGRLSA, encoded by the coding sequence ATGACCAAAACAGTCGTAGTGTATTTTTCTGGATACGGACACACAGAGCACGTAGCAAACTTTGTTATCGACGGTGCGAATGCTGAGGCAATCAAAATCGATAGTAACGGCGACATCACCGATGCCGATTGGGAAACTCTAAACGCGGCGGATGCTATTATCTTTGGTGCGCCAACCTACATGGGTTCAGTGCCGTGGCAGTTTAAGAAGTTTGCCGATGCGACGTCTAAAGCCTGGTTTACCCGCGAATGGCAAGACAAGGTCTTTGGTGGCTTTACCAACAGCGCGAGCTTAAACGGCGATAAGCAAGTCACTATGATCTACTTGCAGACATTAGCGTCACAGCATGGCGGTATTTGGGTTAGCTTAGGTTTGCCACCGGCGAATAAGTTGGCTTCGACGCGTAGTGAAGTTAACAATCTGGGTGGTTCTGTTGGTGTGTTAGTTCAGTCACCTTCGGACGCTGGCAACGACGCTATTCCAGCCGGTGATCTAGAAACCGCGCGATTGTATGGCGAGCGTGTAGCAGCTATTGCCGGTCGGTTAAGTGCCTAA
- a CDS encoding cytochrome b/b6 domain-containing protein codes for MQTPYQSWDIVIRLGHWLMASLFLINYWLLEEGEDWHEWAGYALFCILTFRMIWGFVGPSNARFSDFFPTIKRLKYSINNFNQEQKKHLTENRHNPIAGLMVLFLLFTLLITAVSGWMQTLDAFWGEDWVQNLHAWSADAVMIAVAVHVSAVLIIQYRYKVPLIKRMIRR; via the coding sequence ATGCAAACGCCCTATCAATCTTGGGACATCGTTATTCGCCTAGGGCATTGGCTAATGGCGAGCCTATTTTTAATTAATTATTGGCTATTAGAAGAAGGTGAAGATTGGCATGAGTGGGCGGGTTATGCCCTCTTCTGTATTTTAACGTTTCGCATGATTTGGGGATTTGTTGGTCCATCAAATGCGCGCTTTAGCGACTTTTTCCCCACGATTAAGCGCCTTAAATACAGCATTAACAACTTCAACCAAGAACAAAAAAAACACCTAACTGAAAATCGCCACAACCCGATTGCCGGCCTCATGGTGTTATTTTTACTATTTACCCTTCTCATCACTGCAGTGAGTGGATGGATGCAAACCTTAGATGCTTTTTGGGGCGAAGACTGGGTACAAAACCTACATGCTTGGTCGGCCGATGCCGTAATGATAGCCGTGGCTGTGCACGTTAGTGCGGTATTGATTATTCAATATCGATACAAAGTGCCCTTGATCAAACGCATGATTCGTCGTTAA
- a CDS encoding PepSY domain-containing protein: protein MLKIASFFVTALFFSASLHAGAACKEHPKNEWLHVLDMQKKIVNEYGFAIKKFQTSGDCYEIYGWGLNEAKTEFVKIEVYFDTKTGEIIKKKED from the coding sequence ATGCTCAAGATTGCTAGCTTCTTTGTAACAGCTCTATTTTTCAGTGCCTCCCTACATGCCGGAGCCGCATGTAAAGAACACCCAAAAAATGAATGGTTACACGTACTCGACATGCAGAAAAAAATCGTCAACGAATACGGCTTTGCGATTAAGAAATTTCAAACATCTGGCGACTGCTACGAAATTTACGGCTGGGGTTTAAACGAAGCCAAGACCGAGTTCGTTAAAATTGAAGTGTATTTCGATACCAAAACCGGCGAAATCATTAAGAAAAAAGAAGATTAA